The Christiangramia flava JLT2011 genome has a segment encoding these proteins:
- a CDS encoding ABC transporter permease, with product MISNYLKTGWRNIIKNKGTFSVNIIGLALGIASVIMIMLYVSSELSYDRFNEKADRIVRVVFKAQINGEQMKEAVVMAPVAQTLKNDLPEVTDATRLAKSYNNRLEYNGTYYGQSSMGYVDPNFFKVFTLPIINGNQKTPLDKPNTVVISEKLASNIFGNADPVGKTITVTNRDEDYTISAVMKDIPENSHFHFDILASTLGYANAKKTTWMQSDFFTYLVLKKDADIAEVEAKLPAITKKYMGPQMIDAIGMSYEEFQKDNELGLFLQPLTDIHLHSDFSDATTLEQGGDIKYVYIFSIVAIFMLVIACINFMNLATASASKRSKEVGIRKVLGSNKKQLIYQFLAEAFISTVLATILAIMIFAIFLPGFNQLAGKSIEFISLLKPIYILSLFGLILLITVLAGGYPAFYLSSFNPLNALKSKFSGSGKNSGIRGGLVVFQFVISAGLILSTLVVKEQMSYIQNKDIGYEKDQLLVVRNTYLLGNNEDGFIQEIKNDPRVENVTHSAFVPAGESDNEVGGIFLNGQFLRRMFFYNVDENYIPTMGMELLAGRNFSKSYGTEKDNVIINEKAAEALGFGKDAIGKTFQRDTDDGPRDIHVIGIIKDFNWKSLHQEIDPLILKMNPYGGMIIRSKTADMSGIIENLNSDWNSYNPKEALNYSILDDSYNHTYLKERKMGTILTLFAILTIIVACLGLFGLVTFTAEQRFKEIGIRKVLGSSAAQIVALLSKDFIKLVGISFLIAFPLSYYLMNKWLQDFAFRVEIKWYLFLLAAVITLGIAFLTIGIKSFRAASINPIKSLKTE from the coding sequence ATGATCAGCAATTATTTAAAAACCGGTTGGAGAAATATCATTAAGAACAAAGGCACATTTTCGGTCAATATTATCGGGCTGGCGCTGGGGATCGCGTCTGTGATCATGATCATGCTGTACGTTTCCAGTGAGTTGAGCTACGATCGATTCAATGAAAAGGCTGATCGTATTGTTCGGGTTGTTTTTAAAGCCCAGATAAATGGGGAGCAAATGAAGGAAGCCGTGGTGATGGCTCCGGTAGCGCAAACCCTTAAAAATGATCTTCCGGAAGTTACCGATGCGACCAGGCTGGCAAAATCTTATAATAACCGACTTGAATACAACGGGACTTATTACGGACAGAGCAGTATGGGTTATGTTGATCCGAATTTTTTCAAGGTTTTCACACTGCCAATCATCAACGGTAATCAAAAGACTCCGCTGGATAAACCCAATACCGTGGTAATTTCTGAAAAATTGGCCAGTAATATTTTTGGTAACGCAGATCCGGTGGGAAAAACGATCACGGTGACCAATCGCGATGAAGATTACACCATTTCAGCGGTGATGAAAGACATTCCTGAAAATTCACATTTTCACTTTGATATTCTTGCGTCTACACTTGGTTACGCCAATGCGAAAAAAACTACCTGGATGCAATCTGACTTTTTCACCTATTTGGTTTTAAAAAAGGATGCAGATATAGCTGAAGTTGAAGCAAAATTACCCGCGATCACCAAGAAATATATGGGACCGCAAATGATTGATGCCATTGGGATGTCTTATGAAGAATTTCAGAAGGATAATGAGTTGGGATTATTTCTCCAGCCGCTCACCGATATTCACCTGCATTCCGATTTTTCTGATGCGACCACTCTGGAACAGGGCGGAGATATCAAATACGTTTACATCTTCAGTATTGTAGCCATTTTTATGCTGGTGATTGCCTGTATCAATTTTATGAACCTGGCTACGGCATCGGCATCCAAACGATCTAAAGAAGTGGGAATTCGAAAAGTTCTCGGTTCGAATAAAAAACAGCTTATTTACCAGTTTTTGGCCGAAGCTTTTATTTCCACCGTTTTGGCAACTATTCTTGCCATCATGATCTTTGCGATTTTTCTTCCGGGATTCAATCAGCTGGCTGGAAAAAGCATCGAATTCATTTCTCTTTTAAAACCGATCTATATCCTGTCCTTATTCGGATTGATCTTATTGATCACTGTTCTGGCGGGTGGTTATCCGGCATTCTACCTGTCTTCCTTCAATCCTTTAAACGCCTTGAAATCCAAATTTTCCGGCAGCGGAAAGAATTCCGGGATTCGTGGCGGACTCGTGGTTTTCCAGTTTGTGATTTCCGCTGGACTTATTCTTTCCACGCTCGTGGTGAAAGAGCAGATGAGCTATATTCAGAATAAAGACATCGGCTACGAAAAAGACCAGTTGCTGGTAGTTCGCAATACTTATTTGTTAGGTAACAATGAAGATGGTTTTATTCAGGAGATCAAAAACGATCCTCGAGTTGAAAATGTAACGCATTCTGCCTTTGTACCGGCCGGCGAAAGCGATAATGAAGTAGGCGGAATTTTTCTGAACGGTCAGTTCTTACGCCGAATGTTCTTCTACAATGTGGATGAGAATTATATCCCAACAATGGGGATGGAATTACTGGCTGGACGTAATTTTTCCAAGTCCTACGGAACCGAAAAAGATAATGTGATCATTAATGAAAAAGCCGCGGAAGCGCTCGGCTTTGGTAAGGATGCTATTGGAAAGACTTTCCAGCGAGATACCGATGATGGTCCAAGAGACATCCATGTTATCGGGATCATTAAAGATTTTAACTGGAAGTCCTTACACCAGGAAATCGATCCGCTAATTCTGAAAATGAATCCATATGGCGGAATGATCATTCGTTCAAAAACGGCAGATATGTCTGGGATCATTGAGAATTTGAATTCCGATTGGAACAGCTATAATCCGAAGGAAGCTTTGAATTACAGCATTCTGGATGATTCCTATAATCATACCTATTTAAAGGAGCGAAAAATGGGAACGATCCTGACGCTTTTTGCCATTCTTACAATAATCGTTGCCTGCCTGGGCTTATTCGGATTAGTAACTTTTACAGCAGAACAACGTTTCAAGGAGATCGGGATCCGTAAAGTGCTTGGTTCTTCCGCAGCACAGATCGTGGCGCTGCTTTCCAAAGATTTTATTAAACTGGTAGGGATTTCCTTTTTAATAGCATTCCCCCTCAGTTATTATCTCATGAATAAATGGCTTCAGGATTTCGCCTTTCGCGTCGAGATCAAATGGTATTTATTCCTGCTTGCTGCGGTCATCACTTTGGGAATCGCCTTTCTTACCATTGGGATCAAAAGTTTCCGCGCGGCGAGCATTAACCCGATAAAAAGTCTAAAAACCGAATAA
- a CDS encoding ABC transporter ATP-binding protein — protein MLQLDHIYKWVTSGGRRIFLLNDLKLQVEEGEFLSIMGPSGSGKSTLLNVIAMLDDFQEGEYFFENEPIHQLKQKKRTEIFHQNIGFIFQAYHLLDDLTVYENIETPLLYKKVKSAERKALVADMLDRFNIVGKKDLFPHQLSGGQQQLVGIARALIFKPKLILADEPTGNLNSKQSDEIMQLFRELNQEGTTFIQATHSESNAAYGSRTIHLLDGSVQKI, from the coding sequence ATGTTACAACTAGATCATATTTACAAATGGGTCACTTCCGGCGGAAGGCGCATCTTTCTCCTGAACGATCTTAAATTACAAGTGGAAGAAGGCGAATTTCTTTCGATCATGGGGCCGTCAGGTTCAGGAAAATCAACTTTACTCAATGTCATCGCCATGTTGGACGACTTTCAGGAAGGGGAATATTTTTTTGAAAATGAGCCTATTCATCAGCTAAAACAGAAAAAACGAACCGAGATCTTTCATCAGAATATCGGTTTTATTTTCCAGGCCTATCATTTGCTTGACGATCTTACGGTCTACGAGAATATTGAAACGCCGCTGTTGTACAAAAAGGTAAAAAGTGCCGAGCGGAAAGCCCTGGTTGCCGATATGCTGGACCGTTTTAATATTGTTGGAAAAAAAGATCTTTTCCCACACCAGCTTAGTGGCGGGCAGCAACAACTGGTAGGCATCGCCCGGGCGCTCATTTTTAAGCCCAAACTCATCTTGGCTGATGAACCTACCGGCAACCTTAACTCGAAACAAAGCGACGAGATCATGCAGCTGTTCCGGGAGCTGAACCAGGAAGGAACCACTTTTATCCAGGCCACTCATTCAGAGAGCAACGCGGCATACGGTTCGCGCACCATTCATCTCCTGGACGGCAGCGTTCAGAAAATCTAG
- a CDS encoding TolC family protein, with protein sequence MRTFIILFIFINFSIQAQIQENQVLSLEDCIRLAETNNIDLKRSGIQSETEKLTFRSTKSRVLPDLNASYSYAVNKGRSIDPYTNDVIDQQFSYSNAGIRLNAQLFNGFELRNSIQRDRYNMQAAEAEKQAARQQLVLDVTLAYFQVLNAQDLLKLAKLRLESTRGQQDRISSLADEGSGNPADLSDIQGQFKNDESAVLTAENQLQQAHLDLRLLLNIETDFEIRELPLQPEMNSYELSAEELYQQSLENLEVFEARKLRLEAAREDVAVARSLYVPELSFFAQLNTNYSSLASLLNETGTQVVETGQFLNINGTTYAVQTNQSQFSQQDIPYVDQLNNNLSSVAGLSFSIPIFNGFRAKRQVSLKKLQLEDARLELENTKNEYRRAIEAAYNDMDLAYQDYFLLQEQVKAYAESFRVNEIRFQNGVSNLVAYIISKNNLDRARVNMANAKYEFLIRRQVLDYYRGSY encoded by the coding sequence TTGAGAACATTCATCATTCTTTTCATTTTCATCAATTTCAGTATACAGGCGCAGATTCAGGAAAATCAGGTGCTATCTTTGGAAGACTGTATTCGCCTGGCAGAAACTAACAATATCGACCTGAAGCGTTCCGGTATACAATCTGAAACCGAAAAACTTACTTTCAGAAGCACCAAGTCACGGGTGCTGCCAGACCTGAATGCCAGCTACAGTTATGCGGTAAACAAAGGCCGTAGCATTGACCCGTATACCAATGATGTGATCGATCAGCAATTCAGTTACAGCAATGCCGGGATTCGGCTGAACGCCCAGCTATTCAATGGATTTGAACTTCGGAACAGCATTCAGCGGGACCGCTACAATATGCAGGCCGCCGAAGCCGAAAAGCAGGCGGCCAGGCAGCAACTGGTTCTCGACGTAACGCTCGCCTATTTCCAGGTTTTAAATGCCCAGGACCTGTTGAAACTGGCAAAACTCAGGCTGGAAAGTACGCGCGGGCAACAGGACCGGATCAGCAGCCTCGCCGATGAAGGCTCCGGGAATCCGGCCGATCTGAGCGATATCCAGGGACAGTTCAAGAACGATGAATCAGCCGTACTTACCGCAGAAAATCAGTTACAACAGGCCCATCTCGATCTCCGGTTATTGCTGAACATCGAAACCGACTTCGAAATCCGGGAACTCCCACTTCAACCGGAAATGAACAGTTACGAACTTTCCGCAGAAGAACTTTACCAGCAATCACTGGAAAACCTGGAAGTGTTCGAAGCACGTAAGTTGAGACTGGAGGCCGCTCGTGAAGATGTAGCCGTGGCCCGTTCGCTGTACGTTCCGGAACTTTCCTTTTTCGCGCAGCTCAACACCAATTATTCCAGCCTTGCGAGCCTGCTGAACGAGACCGGAACCCAGGTAGTGGAAACCGGGCAGTTCCTGAATATCAACGGCACTACTTACGCCGTGCAGACCAACCAAAGTCAGTTTTCCCAACAGGATATTCCGTATGTGGACCAATTGAACAATAACCTGAGCTCGGTGGCAGGACTGAGCTTTTCGATCCCGATTTTCAACGGTTTTAGAGCCAAACGTCAGGTCTCCCTGAAAAAATTACAGCTGGAAGATGCTAGACTGGAACTGGAAAATACCAAAAATGAATATCGCCGAGCCATTGAAGCCGCTTATAATGATATGGACCTCGCTTACCAGGATTATTTTCTGCTTCAGGAGCAGGTGAAAGCCTACGCAGAATCCTTCCGTGTGAACGAGATCCGGTTTCAGAATGGGGTTTCCAACCTGGTAGCTTATATCATTAGTAAAAACAACCTCGACCGCGCCCGGGTGAATATGGCCAATGCGAAGTATGAATTTTTGATCAGGCGCCAAGTCCTGGATTACTACCGCGGATCCTACTGA